Proteins encoded together in one Lathyrus oleraceus cultivar Zhongwan6 chromosome 5, CAAS_Psat_ZW6_1.0, whole genome shotgun sequence window:
- the LOC127082034 gene encoding probable pectinesterase/pectinesterase inhibitor 34, which produces MDYGRLGLSDPGGSTPSEPIIHPKARSSSKKKIIFLSLLTVLLIVASAVSAAMLTRIHYRRENQPKNPSLRSNPTQAISRTCSKTRFPSLCETSLLDYPGSTIATEKDLIHISLNMTLQHLSKALYSSASISSTVGMNPRIRAAYQDCLELLDDSIDALTRALTSVVPSSSSKGAAKPLTSSSTDDVLTWLSAALTNQDTCAEGFTDTSGNVKDQMANNIKDLSELVSNCLAIFSNSGAGDDFAGVPIHNKRRLMTMPENDFPIWLRKRERRLLGLPVSALQADVIVSKDGNGTVKTISEALKMIPEYGNRRFIIYIRQGRYEEDNLKIGRKKTNVMIMGDGKGKTVITGGKNVMQNLTTFHTASFAASGPGFIARDMTFENYAGPSKHQAVALRVGSDHAVVYRCNVIGYQDTMYAHSNRQFYRECDIYGTVDFIFGNAAVVFQNCSLYARKPMAQQKNTITAQNRKDPNQNTGISIHNCRILATQDLEASKGNFTTYLGRPWKLYSRTVYMLSYMGDHLNPRGWLEWNTTFALDTLYYGEYMNYGPGGAIGQRVSWPGYRVITSTVEANRFTVAQFISGSTWLPSTGVAYVAGLNT; this is translated from the exons ATGGACTACGGCAGGCTAGGATTATCCGACCCTGGTGGTTCCACACCCTCCGAACCTATAATTCATCCCAAAGCAAGATCTTCTTCAAAGAAGAAAATCATTTTCCTCTCACTCCTCACTGTCTTGCTCATCGTTGCCTCGGCTGTTTCCGCTGCAATGCTCACTCGAATCCACTACCGCCGTGAAAACCAACCGAAAAATCCATCTCTCCGAAGTAATCCAACACAAGCGATCTCTCGAACATGTAGCAAAACTCGTTTCCCTTCGCTCTGTGAAACTTCTCTTCTCGATTACCCCGGATCCACAATCGCGACAGAGAAAGACCTTATCCACATTTCGCTCAACATGACGCTACAGCATCTCTCCAAAGCTCTCTATTCCTCCGCCTCTATCTCTTCCACCGTTGGCATGAACCCTCGCATCCGCGCCGCTTACCAAGACTGTCTCGAACTTCTCGACGACTCCATTGACGCTCTCACTCGCGCATTAACCTCCGTCGTACCTTCCTCCTCCTCCAAAGGCGCCGCTAAGCCTCTTACCTCATCCTCCACCGACGATGTACTCACGTGGCTAAGCGCAGCACTTACCAACCAAGACACGTGCGCTGAAGGTTTTACCGACACTTCCGGTAACGTAAAAGATCAGATGGCGAATAACATAAAGGACTTGTCGGAGCTAGTGAGTAATTGTTTAGCCATTTTCTCTAACTCCGGCGCTGGAGATGATTTCGCCGGTGTTCCTATACATAATAAGAGACGGTTAATGACAATGCCAGAAAATGATTTTCCGATATGGTTGCGAAAACGAGAGAGAAGATTGTTGGGCTTGCCGGTGTCGGCGTTACAGGCTGATGTGATAGTTTCTAAAGATGGTAACGGAACGGTAAAAACCATATCGGAAGCTCTTAAGATGATACCTGAATACGGTAACCGACGCTTCATTATCTATATCAGACAAGGAAG GTATGAAGAAGACAATTTAAAGATCGGAAGGAAGAAGACTAATGTTATGATCATGGGGGACGGAAAGGGAAAGACAGTGATCACAGGGGGCAAAAATGTTATGCAAAACTTGACCACATTTCACACTGCTTCCTTTG CTGCTAGTGGTCCAGGTTTCATTGCAAGAGACATGACATTCGAGAACTACGCCGGGCCATCAAAGCACCAAGCGGTGGCCCTCCGTGTCGGATCAGACCACGCGGTGGTCTACCGATGCAACGTCATCGGATACCAAGACACAATGTATGCACATTCAAATCGTCAATTCTACCGCGAATGTGACATTTACGGTACCGTGGATTTCATATTCGGCAACGCTGCAGTTGTTTTCCAAAACTGCAGCCTCTACGCGCGAAAGCCCATGGCGCAACAGAAAAACACCATCACAGCTCAAAACAGAAAAGACCCGAATCAGAACACGGGTATATCCATCCACAACTGTAGAATCCTAGCCACACAAGATCTAGAAGCATCCAAGGGAAACTTCACAACATATCTGGGCCGTCCATGGAAACTATACTCTAGAACAGTGTACATGTTATCATACATGGGGGATCATTTAAATCCACGTGGGTGGTTAGAATGGAATACAACTTTTGCTTTAGACACCTTGTACTATGGTGAATACATGAATTATGGACCGGGTGGAGCTATTGGGCAACGGGTAAGTTGGCCTGGGTATCGGGTTATTACATCCACCGTGGAAGCTAATAGATTCACGGTGGCTCAGTTCATATCAGGCTCGACATGGTTGCCGTCTACGGGAGTGGCATATGTAGCTGGCTTAAACACCTAA